TTTCTGTAGTGTTAGCTTTAACAGTAACGGCTTGTACCACCGGAAATATGAGCAATGATGGTTCTTTGCAAAAAGCACAAGCAACTTATCAAAGCTATGATGAAATCACAAAACAATATCAAATTAATGAACAATGGTGGCAAGGTTATAGTGATGTGGAATTAAACCGTGTTGTTGATTTAGCGATTAAAAACAATCTTGATTTAGCGAAAAGCGGCATTGCAGTAAATAAAGCACTTTATAACGCTAATTTAGTTGGGGCTAATTTAGTTCCAACCTTTAGTGGTTCTGGTTCAGCTTCAGCCGCAAAAGGGTTAGGCTCTGCTTCTTCTAATAATATTTCAACAGGGGTTTCAACCACTGCGGCTCAAGCAGCATTCAATTTAAGCTATACCCTTGATTTATGGCAGCGTTTAGCCGATACCGCAAGTGCCGCAGAATGGGCTCACAAAGCAACAGTCGAAGATTTAAAAGCGACCCGTTTATCTATCATCAACTCAGTGGTAACCACTTATTATCAATTAGCTTATTACCGTGATGCTATTCGTATTACGGAAGAAAGCATCAAAAACTATGAGCAAATCAGCCGTATTTTAACGAACAAGATGAATGCAGGAGCAATTGACCGTTTAGCGGTAGATCAAGCACAGCAAGCAGTTTTAACTGCTCGCAATAAAGTGATTGAATTACGCACTATGCAAAAAACAGCAGAGCAGATGTTACGCAATTTGCTAAATGTTCACCCAAATACACCGCTTAATATTCGCTATCCAAATATTATGAATGTGAAATTACAAGGTGTAGATTTAAATGTGCCTGTATCAGCGATTGCGAATCGCCCTGATGTAGTGGGTTCGTTACAGCGTTTACAAAGTGCGTTTAAATCTTTAACGGCAACGGAGAAAAGCTGGTTCCCAACTTTAACTATTGGTGGTTCTATTACAGGTAGTGCTACAAATGTGGGAAATATTGCAGATAACCCGGTTGGCAATGCGTTAATTAAACTGGATTTACCCTTCTTAGATTGGAATCGTGTGAAAAATAACGTAAAAATTTCAGAAGCGGATTATGTAACGGCTCGTTTAAATTATGAGCAAAAAATCACTTCGGCATTAAATGAAATTGACCGTTATTATTATGGCTATACGCAATCAAGAAGCTCGTTAAATGTGCTACAAGATGCGTATAATCAAGATAAACGCATCAGTACATACTACAAAAACCGCTATGAACAAGGTGTTTCAGAATTCCGTGAATGGATTGCCGCAATGAACACCGAGCGTAATTCCCAACTTGCCATTTTAAATGCCAAGTACGCCATCTTAGCGAATGAAAATGCGGTGTACCAAGCAATGGCAGGTAAATATAGAAGGTAGATAAGACAACGTCAGATAAAAAAGAGTTAATATTTCACATATTAACTCTTTTTTATTAAATAAATAATGAAGTAGTTAACTATAAGCCCAGCACTTTTCGCCCATTGAGACTAGCAATATTTGCCATCTCTTCCAAGTTAGTGAAACGGCAGCCCGCAGAGAGTAGGCTTAGCTCTTGCCACATATCGCCTTCGCATAGTGGCACCATATAGTCGCAGATGTTATCTGTCCCCACCGCCACTGTGATGCCTTCAGGAATAAGCTCATCAGCAGGGGTTAAGGCGTTATGGAAAGGTTGTAAATCTTCTTTACGACCACTATCAATCCACGCCATTGGGCAAGCGATTACCATCATTTGGCTATCACGCATTTTTTGATATAACATTTTGCGGTAATCTTTAGGGTGAGAGCCAATGGAGATGCCGTGAATAGCGACAACACGCCCTTGCATTCCGTGTTCAACTGATTTATCACAGAGTTGCTCGGTTTCTTTTTCTTTTGGTGAGTTAAATTGATCGACGTGAACGTGCAACATTTTACCTTGTGATTTGGCAGTTTCCATTAAAATATCCATTGCTTCTAAGCCTTTGCCATAATCTAACTCATCACGGTAAGGCAAGCCACCGATGATATCCACCATTTCAGATCCAATATCAAACCACTTTTTCGCCGTTGGCTCAATCACACCTTTTAAGGTTTGGTTAGCAAATTTTAAGATAATATCGTTTTTATACACTTCACGGGCTCTGTGAGCGGCGATAATCGCTCTGTCTTCACATACCTGATCGATATCTACAAAAGTGCCGAATGCGGTTACCCCTTGTGAAATCATCAACTCAATGGCTTGAGAGAAGCGGCGGTAGTAATCTTCTACGCTTGAATTGCGTTTAACTTCATCTACCAAGTCCCATTTTTGTTGTAGATTCGCATTTTGATAAACAGTGATTTTCTCCGGTGTCATTGTAAATGCTCGATCTGCGTGAGCGTGAGCATTTACCCAGCCGCCTTTTTTAATGATTTCATCACGAATATGACCTTTTAGGGTACGAATCAACTGGCTCATTTGTTATTTTCCTCTTTAACACTCTTGCAAATTTAAGTCTGTAAAAATAATAAAAAAACAGCTACGCATCAGAAAACGATGCGTAGCTGTTTTTTAGAATTTGGTTTAAGGGATTTTATCTGTTTCATTTCTAGTTCCTTGTTGGACTAGGGCGATAGTATAATGATTTTTTGGTGAAATGGCAAACGTTTGCGAATGTTGAAATTCAGTCATAAACTTTTTAAAATAAAGTGTTCTCATTGGGGTGCAACAAGCGGTTTAATTTGCCTAAAAATTTGCAAAATTTCCGTAAAATGTGATCGCTTGTAGCTGAGAAATACCCATAGAACCTGATCTGATTAATATCAGCGTAGGGATTTGAGATAGCAAACTTGCCTCTTAAATCCTTCTATCCACTTAATTTAGAAGGACTTTTTATGAAATTGATTTTATCTTCACTGGCACTACTTACTGCTACCGCTTTTGCTAACCAACCAACACTGACAGTTTACACTTATAGTTCGTTTGCCTCTGAATATGGTCCGGCTACAAAATTAGAACAAAATTTCGAGAAAGAGTGTAACTGTGATTTAAAATTTATGCCGTTTGATAATGGCGTAACAATGTTTAACAGAGTGCGTTTAGAAGGAGAAAAAACCAAAGCTGATGTAGTGCTGGGTATTGATAATTTCTTGCAAGCTGAAGCTGAAAATTCAGGGTTGTTCACGGAATTTGAGGCAAAAACCAAATTAGAGATGAAAGATAACATCTTCTTCCCGTACGATACAGGCTCTTATGCCTTTATTTATGATAAAGAAAAATTGAAAAATCCTCCGAAAAGTTTGAAAGAGCTGGTTGAACGCCAAGACTTAAAAATTATCTATCAAGATCCAAGAACCAGTAGTGTTGGGCGTGGTTTCTTAATGTGGGTAAATCAAGTCTATGGTGATGGAGCTCCAACTGCTTGGAAAACGTTGTCAAAACATACCGTAACGGTAGGTAAGGGCTGGTCTGAAACTTATGGTGCTTTCTTGAAAGGGGAGTCGGATTTGGTTCTTAGCTATACTACATCGCCTTTATATCATAAGTGGCACGAAAATACCGATAAATATGTGGCTGCTCCGTTTGAGGAAGGGCATTTAGTTCAAGTTGAGAATGCGGCGATTGTAAAAACGACGAAACAAAAAGCATTGGCAAACCAATTCTTAGCATTTTTGCATAAGCCGGAATCACAACATATTATTTCTTATCATAATGTAATGAACCCTGTTTTAGCAGAAGGCGTTGATCCTGCTTTTGCAGAAATGCCAACCTATAAAACATTAGAATTTACCCCGCCATCTAATGAAACCATTCAAAAATGGCTCTCTGACTGGTCAAAAAGCTGGTAGTAAATAATAAGTAATGATAGCCGAATTGTGATTCGGCTATCATTTTGAGCAAATAAATCAATGTAAATGCAAAATTTTTGCAAATTTATTTGTTAGTCATTCGATTTTGTGTTATTTATAGCCGCCATTACTAAAAACCCGAAGATGTTGATTTTTTCGTATAATGTAGTTACAAGGAAGTTAGGTTGTATTCGGGATATAATTTTAACAATAAAATTCCAAACAAGGAGTAATCTATGACTGAAACGGCTAAAACCACCTCTCTTGGTTTATTAGCATTAGCAGGTGTTGAGCCTTATGAGCCGGCAAAAGATGAAGAGTATATGAATGAAGCTCAACGTGAGCATTTCAAAAAAATTCTGAAAGCCTGGCACGGTCAAATTATGGAAGAAGCAGAACGTACCAAAAGCCAGCTTCAAGAAGATATGACCAACTTTGCTGACCCTAACGATCGTGCAAGCCAAGAAGAAGAGTTTAGTTTAGAGCTTCGTAACCGTGATCGTGAACGTAAATTGTTGAAAAAAATTGAGCAAACGTTACATAAAATTCAAGAAGATGATTATGGTTTCTGTAAAACCTGTGGTGTTGAGATCGGCATCAAACGCCTAGAAGCTCGCCCAACCGCAGATTTATGTATAGATTGTAAGACATTAGCTGAAATTCGTGAGAAGCAATTAGGTTTATAAGCAAATTACATAATGCCTCTTTTACAAGAGGCATTTACTATTTAGAGGTGTATTATTTTTAATTATATTAAGTCATTATTTTCCAAACCGAAAAAGCAAGAGAAGGAAAATAAGTCAGAAGTTGAACCAAGAGCGGAGAAAACAACTAAATCTACTCGCTCTAAACGTTCAGCCCCTAAATTAGCAGAACAAAAAAGCCATAAAAAAGGCAGTAGAGGTCATCAAACTGATGTACCTTCTCATCTCCTACATAAAAAATTTACGGTAAGTGCAGCTCAATATGGGATTAGTCCGAAGGATTTCCCTAAAAATGCTCTTTCGATTGTAGATAAATTACATCTTGCCGGGTTTGAAGCCTATATTGTTGGTGGTTGTATTCGTGATCTATTACTTGAAAAAAAACCAAAAGATTTTGATATTGCCACCAATGCTCGTCCGGAAGAAATTCAACGTATTTTCGGCAGACAATGCCGCTTGATTGGTCGTCGTTTCCGCTTAGCTCACATTGTTTACGGGCGTGAAATTTTTGAGGTGGCAACCTTCCGAGCAGGGCACGCTTCCCACAGCAATGACAAAATCTCGAAAGTAAGCGATGAAGGAATGCTATTGCGTGATAATGTATACGGCACATTAAGAGACGATGCCGAACGCCGTGATTTTACCGTCAATGCGTTATATTACGATACTAAGCGTAACTTGATTTTTGATTTCTTCAACGGTATTGATGATTTACGAGCAGGCAAATTATCGCTCATTGGCGAGCCTGCAATCCGCTACCAAGAAGACCCTGTGCGTATGATCAGAGCCATTCGTTTTATGGCGAAGCTGGATATGTTCCTTGATAAAGCAACAGAAGCTCCAATTCGTGATATGGCGGTGCTTTTAACGAATATCCCGGCAGCTCGTTTGTTTGATGAATCGCTCAAATTATTACAAACAGGAGCAGGGCTAAAAACCTATCAATTATTGCGTGAATACGATTTGTGGCAATTCTTGTTCCCTGTATTAACGCCGTTTTTCACTCCGAAAGGGGATTCAAATGCTGAGCGTATGATTAATAAAGCATTAGCCTCAACAGATGAACGCATTGCGGATCAATTGCCTGTTAATCCAGCTTTCTTATTTGCTGCACTGCTTTGGTATCCATTGCGTGAAAAAATGGAACAGCTTAAAAATGAAGGTGGTTTCAACAGCCACGATGCAATGATGTTAGCGGCAAATGACATTTTGGCGGACAGCTGCAAAGCAGTTGCTCTACACCGTCGCCATACTTCGGTTATTCGTGATATTTGGGCATTACAATTCCAAATGATGAAACGAACAGGCAACCGCCCGCAACAAACGCTGGAACATATCAAATTCCGTGCAGGTTTTGACTTGTTAGTAATGCGTGCGGAGATTGAAGGTGGCGATTTAGTTGAGCTTTCAGCTTGGTGGCACGAATACCAATTCAGCAATGAGGGACAACGTGGAGAGTTATTAAAATCTGTTCGTCATTTACCGAATGTGCAGCCTGAAGCGAAGAAAAAACGCCGTCGTAGAACATTTAAGAAAAAGCACAGGGCTGCTAAAGCAGAATAATTTAATTAGGGCGGAGATATCCGCCCATTTTTACATTAAGGAAAGTGATGCAAACCGTCTATATCGCCTTAGGTTCAAACCTTGATAACCCGCTTGAACAAATCAAACAAGCGGTCGAAAAATTGAAAAAATTTGCAATTCATTTTGAGGTTAGTCCATTTTATGGCTCAAAACCTGTTGGACCGCAAGATCAGCCTGATTATGTGAATGCTGTAGCGAAATTTGAAACCGAATTATCGCCAACTGAATTGCTAGATAAGTTACAAAGCATTGAAAATGAACAGGGCAGAGTGCGTTTACGCCGTTGGGGCGAGCGGACGTTGGATTTGGATATTATTTTATACGGCAATGAGCAAATTCAAACCGAGCGTTTGAACGTGCCACATATTGAGATGAAAAATCGTGAATTCGTGATTGTGCCGATGTTTGATTTAAGCCCGAATTTGGTATTACCAACAGGGGAAAAATTAGCCGATATTTATCAACAATTTAAAGATCACCAAATGGCAACCTTTAACTAATTTTTTGTTTTATTTTCACTTTTCGTGATCACCGCACGGGATTTTTCGTCCATCTTCACATCAATGCGGTGATCTACTACTACATTCATATTAATGGTTATCCCATCAGCAGGCGTTTCGAGCTGCACTTTGGGGGTACAAGCGGTCAAATTTAGCAAAAAAATTGCAAAACAAAATGAGGCTGTTTTCATTTTTCTTCCGTTATTTTTATTCATCATCTAATTTTTGGTAGAGATAATTTTCTAGTTTTTGCTCAAATTGTGAGCTGTAGTTAATTAATTTCCACAAATCAAACATATTTTCTCGGTGATTATAGTTTAAATTCACTTTGGATTGATCTTGGTTAGACGATAATTTTAATTTTCCGTCCAACACTAAATCGCCTTTTGAGCCGACATTAATCAGACTGCGAAAATCATTAATCGTGCTTTTATCCACTAAATGTAACAAAATTTGCTCGGTGTAACCACTTTTCTTCATTTCTGAAAGCAATTCAGGGGTAAAGGTTAAATAAGAGGTTTCCGCTTGTGTAAGTAAGCCATCGCAGATGTAGCAAGGTTTGCCGCTTAGCCAAAATGGCAAGGTAGCGTTGGCTTTGCCTTTCAGATCGATTTGTTGATATTGCATAAATTGCAAAATTTTCTCAAAATCTAACCGCTCTAAATTCAGATAAGTAATTTCAGTTTGCGGTAAGGCAAAGCGTTTTACATTGAGTTTACCGCCAAATAAATTAAAGGATAATTGATTTAAATTCAATGGCTTAGATTTAGTGTAAGGGTAGTAACCATTAATTTTCATTGAGGCATTATCAAGGGCTAACTCGCCGAGTTTGATTTGTGCGACTTTGACATCAATCGGTTTTTTTACGCCGAAATGAAAGCGTCCATCTTGATAGCGGTAAGGTAGAGCAAATTCAATGCCTTTTGCCTCGCCATCTGGTAAGGATAATCCTCCGTTGCGAATGGTTAAATGCCCGCCTGCAATTAAGCCTTTTTCTGCACTGGCGGTAAATGCCGTTTCGCCACGAATTGTGCCGTTATTAATTATCCATTGGCTACGGAATGGAAAAAGAGGTTGGAAGCCTTGTGCAGACTGCTCTAGCCAATAGAGTTTACCGATAATTTGGCTGGCATCTGCGGTTAATTGGCGGCGAGCAAATAATCTAAGCGGACCAAGTTCGGTGGTATTTACTGTACCTTTGAAATTAAGATTTTCTAACTCACCGCTAAAAGCAAGTTTTGCTTGTGGTTTTGGTAGCAGCCCACCGTAATCAAACTTAATTTCAGGTGATTTGAGCTGAATAGCTCCGTCAAGCGTGAATTTTTTGATATTAAATTGTATTGTTTGGGCGTTGGTTAGCTCTGTTTTGGAAATAGTTGTGCCATCAAGCCTCACAGAGGATAAATCGCCCTTTAGTTCGTTAAGCTGCACCGTATTTTTATGCCATTGCCCTCTGCCGCTTAAATTTACTTTACTGTTAAAAGCGTTAAGATTGGAGTTTCCCCAAATTCGCCATTTCCAACTATCTTTAACGGCTTTTGGGTCTTTCGGATCTTGGAAAAAATCTAACGCTCCTGCTTTAAAATTTTGAGCTTGTCCATCTAAATGGAATTCAATATTTTTAAAGTCAGGACTTTGTCCTCGAAGAATAGCGTGTAATCGCCCGTGAATACCTTGTTTATCTATTTTGATCCCGGCAAGCGGAAAACGTAAATCTTCAATCGTTAAATAACGCTCTTTCCCTGTCAAACGAAGCAGGGAAGTGGGTAAAAACTTCAAGGTTAAATCATCGTAATTACCCTGAAAATCCAGCGGAATACTGCTGTATAAAATAAAGTTACCGTGCTTGATGTTACCCGTCAAACGTAGTGGTAAATTCAGCCCTTGTTCGGTAATTTCGCCCTCTGAATTGGAGATCACAATATTACCTTTTCCCAAACTGTTTTGGGAAAGCAAGCTGATACGAATAGCCGTTTTAAGCGGCAAAAATGGCTGGTTGGTAAAAGATTGTGGTGTAAATTTTGCTGTAACAAAGCCGTGAAGCGGAAAACGTTCGGTTAAGCTCCAGTCAAAACGCCCTTGTTTGATTTCTAGGCTTTTGCCGTCAAATAGAAAAGGAAAAGTGAGCTTATCATTTTCACTACTAAGGCTTGCCTGCCAGTTTCCTTCAAATTGTTGTTGGTCGTTTTTCTGCCAATTCAAGGTTGAATGCCCGTTTTGTAAGGCTTTGGTTGTAATGATTTCATCGGGCAGCTGCCAGTAATATTCTGCTGAAAGGGTGTGTGGAAGTGTAAGAAAATTATCTTCAATTTCAGCAGAAAATGTAAGCTTATGCTGCTCTTGTTTGCTCGGTTGGTAAGTTAAATCGGCATTCAATTTCCCATTTGTAAAAAATGCGGAAAAATCGACCGCTTGTTGAGCTAATGTAGCCTTGATTTCCCCATTAAATAGAGAAATTTTCAATGCGGTTTGTTGTTCTAACAAGTGGATAATTCTTGGGTTAAAATTCTCCGGGAGATTTTTCCAATTAAGCGAGTGGATAGTTGCTTCGCCATCAGGAATCACCGCCAGTAATGCTTTTAGCGAAGTGTTGGAATTATTTTCCGATTTGGGAAAGAGTGATAAGCAGTGGTAGTCAATGTCTAATTTTTCAACAAATAGGTGGTTTTGCTTAATCCAAGTGAAATCTGTTTTATCTGCACTAATCAGCGGGCAATCTCGATAAGAAAGTTGAAATTGTGAAACTGATGAACCTTGCCAATTTAGGTGTAACCCTTGTGGAATTTTCACTTTCCACTCTTTCGGTAAAATCCAGTTAATGGGAGTCGCAAGTTGGGTATTAGGCACACATAAAAAGGCAATCACCGCAATGAATATTGCGGTAAGTATGCCGAAAATGCGTAATACCCATTTCATAAAATCAGGCTACATTGGCGAATGGATATAAGATCGCAAGGGTTGTTGCGACACTCCAAGCGGTCGGATTTTTGATATTTTTTCCAAGTAGTAACCACGCCAGCATCAACAAAATCACAAATTGTGCAGCAAAATAAAGAATGAATGAGAGCAATGGCATCTCCGGCATAATTTGCAAATGTTGATATAACACAAATGCTGACCAGGAGTAGTTAAGTATCAAGACAATTAAGGCGGATTTTACCAATAATTTCAAGAAAACCTCTAAACGGCTTTTTGCTAACATTAAATACCAGCCGGCGAGTAAAATTCCAAGCAGCACTTGAGCAAAATTATTGGCACGAATGCCGTTAAATAGTGAAGGTAGCTCAATCCAATAAATCGCCAAATATTGAATAATGCCAATTGCCACAATACCAAAGCCACAATACATCAAAGTGTTGTAGAGCGTTTCATCTTCCGGCAAACGAAAATAGATCAAGCAAGATAAAATGGCAGCAAAACTGGCAATTGCCATTGGGTTATATTTAGGTGTGAAAGCAATCGAATAAATAAAATTTCCAACCGCAAAAATCAGTAAAAAAGGCAGAATAAAGGTTAAGCGGCTGGTTTGCCCACGACAAATCTCACCTTTCCATAATACTAAAATGGCGATGAAAGAGGTAACAAAAAACGCCAATAAATAAGGGGAGATGAAAATGGTATTATCTGGAGCAGCGTAAAAATTAAGTGCCATTTCGATAAATAACATTAACACCATCGGCAGGGCTGCGTGTGTGGCAATTTCAAGTTTTGATGGGCTGTCGTGATCGTGAGCCATAAATAATCCTAAAAAATTGAAAGAAAATGATTTTGAGCACAAATTATGCCATAATACACAAGAATTTTTAACTTCAAGGGGGAAAGAAAATATGCGAATTTTACACACAATGTTACGCGTTGGAGATTTAGAGCGTTCAATCAAATTCTATACCGAAGTGTTAGGTATGCGTTTGTTACGCAGAAGTGAGAACGAGCAATACAAGTACTCTTTAGCCTTCTTAGGCTATGCTGACGAAAGCGAAAGTGCAGTTATTGAGCTGACTTACAACTGGGGTGTGGATAGCTACGAGCTAGGTACTGCTTATGGTCATATTGCATTAGGTGTTGATGATATTTATCAAACGATTGAAGATGTGCGTGCGGCAGGTGGTAAAATTACTCGTGAGCCGGGTCCTGTATTAGGCGGCACAACGGTTATTGCCTTTGCGGAAGATCCGGATGGTTATAAAATCGAATTTATTGAAAACAAAAACGCACAAGCCGCATTAGGAAACTAATTCCTTTTATCTATTCACAAGCGGTCGGATTTGTAAAAAATTTTGCAAATCAGACCGCTTGTATTTTTAAGTTGAAATAAAAATGGAAAATATAACTGAATCTACCCCTCAATCGACTACACAACCAACGGATTATAATCTATTAAAAAATCGTTTTCGTGGTTATTTGCCCGTTGTGATTGATGTTGAAACTGCGGGGCTTAATGCTCAAACTGATGCGTTATTAGAACTGGCGGCAATTACGGTTAAAATGGACGAAAACGGCTACTTAGTGGAAGACCAAAAATGCCATTTTCACATCAAGCCGTTTGAAGGGGCGAATATTAACCCAGAGTCGCTAAAGTTTAACGGCATTGATATTGATAACCCACTGCGTGGTGCGGTGGCAGAAAATATTGCTATTCCCGAAATGTTTAAAATGGTGCGTAGAGCAATGAAAGAACAAGGCTGCCAACGTGCCGTGATTGTCGCTCACAATGCTGCGTTTGATCAGGGATTTTTACAAGCAGCGATTAAACGGATTAATGCTAAGCGTGATCCTTTCCACCCCTTTGCAATGTTCGACACCGCAACCCTTGCGGGTTTTATGTACGGGCAAACGGTGTTAGTTAAAGCCTGCCAAGCTGCTCAAATTAGCTTTGACGGACATCAAGCCCACTCTGCATTATATGACACCGAAAAAACCACAGAGTTATTTTGTGCAATGGTGAATCGTCTTAAAGATTTAGGTGGGTTTCCGCTGTTGCAAGTTGATGAGAATACAAGCAAATAACACGTTTTGCATAAAAACAATAGAACTGATAAATTTCTTGCAAATTTTTATGGAAAATTAACCGCTTGTAGAGCATAAAAAAGCTGAGTAAATTAAATTTACTCAGCTTTTTTGTAACAATTTTTAATTGTTCAGATTAACCCATACCGTATTTTTTTAATTTTTTGCGTAATGTACCACGGTTAATACCTAGCATAGTAGCAGCACGGGTTTGGTTACCACGAGTGTATTGCATCACCATATCTAACATCGGGTGTTCGATTTCAGATAATACTAATTCGTATAATTCTGTTGGATC
The sequence above is a segment of the Mannheimia bovis genome. Coding sequences within it:
- the tdeA gene encoding toxin/drug exporter TdeA, with amino-acid sequence MKLSKLAFSVVLALTVTACTTGNMSNDGSLQKAQATYQSYDEITKQYQINEQWWQGYSDVELNRVVDLAIKNNLDLAKSGIAVNKALYNANLVGANLVPTFSGSGSASAAKGLGSASSNNISTGVSTTAAQAAFNLSYTLDLWQRLADTASAAEWAHKATVEDLKATRLSIINSVVTTYYQLAYYRDAIRITEESIKNYEQISRILTNKMNAGAIDRLAVDQAQQAVLTARNKVIELRTMQKTAEQMLRNLLNVHPNTPLNIRYPNIMNVKLQGVDLNVPVSAIANRPDVVGSLQRLQSAFKSLTATEKSWFPTLTIGGSITGSATNVGNIADNPVGNALIKLDLPFLDWNRVKNNVKISEADYVTARLNYEQKITSALNEIDRYYYGYTQSRSSLNVLQDAYNQDKRISTYYKNRYEQGVSEFREWIAAMNTERNSQLAILNAKYAILANENAVYQAMAGKYRR
- a CDS encoding amidohydrolase family protein, with amino-acid sequence MSQLIRTLKGHIRDEIIKKGGWVNAHAHADRAFTMTPEKITVYQNANLQQKWDLVDEVKRNSSVEDYYRRFSQAIELMISQGVTAFGTFVDIDQVCEDRAIIAAHRAREVYKNDIILKFANQTLKGVIEPTAKKWFDIGSEMVDIIGGLPYRDELDYGKGLEAMDILMETAKSQGKMLHVHVDQFNSPKEKETEQLCDKSVEHGMQGRVVAIHGISIGSHPKDYRKMLYQKMRDSQMMVIACPMAWIDSGRKEDLQPFHNALTPADELIPEGITVAVGTDNICDYMVPLCEGDMWQELSLLSAGCRFTNLEEMANIASLNGRKVLGL
- the thiB gene encoding thiamine ABC transporter substrate binding subunit yields the protein MKLILSSLALLTATAFANQPTLTVYTYSSFASEYGPATKLEQNFEKECNCDLKFMPFDNGVTMFNRVRLEGEKTKADVVLGIDNFLQAEAENSGLFTEFEAKTKLEMKDNIFFPYDTGSYAFIYDKEKLKNPPKSLKELVERQDLKIIYQDPRTSSVGRGFLMWVNQVYGDGAPTAWKTLSKHTVTVGKGWSETYGAFLKGESDLVLSYTTSPLYHKWHENTDKYVAAPFEEGHLVQVENAAIVKTTKQKALANQFLAFLHKPESQHIISYHNVMNPVLAEGVDPAFAEMPTYKTLEFTPPSNETIQKWLSDWSKSW
- the dksA gene encoding RNA polymerase-binding protein DksA, translating into MTETAKTTSLGLLALAGVEPYEPAKDEEYMNEAQREHFKKILKAWHGQIMEEAERTKSQLQEDMTNFADPNDRASQEEEFSLELRNRDRERKLLKKIEQTLHKIQEDDYGFCKTCGVEIGIKRLEARPTADLCIDCKTLAEIREKQLGL
- the pcnB gene encoding polynucleotide adenylyltransferase PcnB, yielding MKSLFSKPKKQEKENKSEVEPRAEKTTKSTRSKRSAPKLAEQKSHKKGSRGHQTDVPSHLLHKKFTVSAAQYGISPKDFPKNALSIVDKLHLAGFEAYIVGGCIRDLLLEKKPKDFDIATNARPEEIQRIFGRQCRLIGRRFRLAHIVYGREIFEVATFRAGHASHSNDKISKVSDEGMLLRDNVYGTLRDDAERRDFTVNALYYDTKRNLIFDFFNGIDDLRAGKLSLIGEPAIRYQEDPVRMIRAIRFMAKLDMFLDKATEAPIRDMAVLLTNIPAARLFDESLKLLQTGAGLKTYQLLREYDLWQFLFPVLTPFFTPKGDSNAERMINKALASTDERIADQLPVNPAFLFAALLWYPLREKMEQLKNEGGFNSHDAMMLAANDILADSCKAVALHRRHTSVIRDIWALQFQMMKRTGNRPQQTLEHIKFRAGFDLLVMRAEIEGGDLVELSAWWHEYQFSNEGQRGELLKSVRHLPNVQPEAKKKRRRRTFKKKHRAAKAE
- the folK gene encoding 2-amino-4-hydroxy-6-hydroxymethyldihydropteridine diphosphokinase, yielding MQTVYIALGSNLDNPLEQIKQAVEKLKKFAIHFEVSPFYGSKPVGPQDQPDYVNAVAKFETELSPTELLDKLQSIENEQGRVRLRRWGERTLDLDIILYGNEQIQTERLNVPHIEMKNREFVIVPMFDLSPNLVLPTGEKLADIYQQFKDHQMATFN
- a CDS encoding YnbE family lipoprotein — protein: MKTASFCFAIFLLNLTACTPKVQLETPADGITINMNVVVDHRIDVKMDEKSRAVITKSENKTKN
- a CDS encoding YdbH family protein, producing the protein MKWVLRIFGILTAIFIAVIAFLCVPNTQLATPINWILPKEWKVKIPQGLHLNWQGSSVSQFQLSYRDCPLISADKTDFTWIKQNHLFVEKLDIDYHCLSLFPKSENNSNTSLKALLAVIPDGEATIHSLNWKNLPENFNPRIIHLLEQQTALKISLFNGEIKATLAQQAVDFSAFFTNGKLNADLTYQPSKQEQHKLTFSAEIEDNFLTLPHTLSAEYYWQLPDEIITTKALQNGHSTLNWQKNDQQQFEGNWQASLSSENDKLTFPFLFDGKSLEIKQGRFDWSLTERFPLHGFVTAKFTPQSFTNQPFLPLKTAIRISLLSQNSLGKGNIVISNSEGEITEQGLNLPLRLTGNIKHGNFILYSSIPLDFQGNYDDLTLKFLPTSLLRLTGKERYLTIEDLRFPLAGIKIDKQGIHGRLHAILRGQSPDFKNIEFHLDGQAQNFKAGALDFFQDPKDPKAVKDSWKWRIWGNSNLNAFNSKVNLSGRGQWHKNTVQLNELKGDLSSVRLDGTTISKTELTNAQTIQFNIKKFTLDGAIQLKSPEIKFDYGGLLPKPQAKLAFSGELENLNFKGTVNTTELGPLRLFARRQLTADASQIIGKLYWLEQSAQGFQPLFPFRSQWIINNGTIRGETAFTASAEKGLIAGGHLTIRNGGLSLPDGEAKGIEFALPYRYQDGRFHFGVKKPIDVKVAQIKLGELALDNASMKINGYYPYTKSKPLNLNQLSFNLFGGKLNVKRFALPQTEITYLNLERLDFEKILQFMQYQQIDLKGKANATLPFWLSGKPCYICDGLLTQAETSYLTFTPELLSEMKKSGYTEQILLHLVDKSTINDFRSLINVGSKGDLVLDGKLKLSSNQDQSKVNLNYNHRENMFDLWKLINYSSQFEQKLENYLYQKLDDE
- the gloA gene encoding lactoylglutathione lyase, encoding MRILHTMLRVGDLERSIKFYTEVLGMRLLRRSENEQYKYSLAFLGYADESESAVIELTYNWGVDSYELGTAYGHIALGVDDIYQTIEDVRAAGGKITREPGPVLGGTTVIAFAEDPDGYKIEFIENKNAQAALGN
- the rnt gene encoding ribonuclease T, translated to MENITESTPQSTTQPTDYNLLKNRFRGYLPVVIDVETAGLNAQTDALLELAAITVKMDENGYLVEDQKCHFHIKPFEGANINPESLKFNGIDIDNPLRGAVAENIAIPEMFKMVRRAMKEQGCQRAVIVAHNAAFDQGFLQAAIKRINAKRDPFHPFAMFDTATLAGFMYGQTVLVKACQAAQISFDGHQAHSALYDTEKTTELFCAMVNRLKDLGGFPLLQVDENTSK
- the fis gene encoding DNA-binding transcriptional regulator Fis, whose protein sequence is MLEQQPTQNPLTVTMLNAQAQQVNKPLRDNVKAALKNYLSQLNGEDPTELYELVLSEIEHPMLDMVMQYTRGNQTRAATMLGINRGTLRKKLKKYGMG